In one window of Zingiber officinale cultivar Zhangliang chromosome 11A, Zo_v1.1, whole genome shotgun sequence DNA:
- the LOC122032641 gene encoding auxin-responsive protein SAUR77-like: MQSPTHAACGVCCAFLRHPNSLSRLGYQPLPPVDASPAEPPVRVVVGKERRVFFVDRLVLERDHFKILMEAAGDRIRRRKGTVLVDLDAILFEHLLWLVYHESSSSSSVSFLQLNLKEIIDFYSQDY; the protein is encoded by the coding sequence ATGCAGTCGCCGACCCACGCCGCCTGCGGCGTATGCTGCGCCTTTCTCCGCCATCCCAATTCCCTCTCTCGCCTCGGATACCAGCCCCTCCCTCCCGTCGACGCCAGCCCCGCTGAGCCGCCCGTGCGCGTGGTGGTGGGGAAGGAGCGGCGCGTGTTCTTCGTCGACCGCCTCGTCCTCGAGCGGGACCACTTCAAGATCTTGATGGAGGCTGCCGGAGATCGTATCCGGAGGCGGAAAGGTACCGTCTTGGTGGACCTCGACGCTATCCTCTTCGAGCACTTGCTGTGGTTGGTCTACCAtgaatcctcctcctcctcctctgtctCCTTTTTGCAGCTCAATCTAAAGGAGATTATAGATTTCTATTCTCAAGATTATTGA
- the LOC122031194 gene encoding uncharacterized protein LOC122031194 isoform X1 — MKERATRGRRCVAALLAYLAALALASLFLSPAGALRFELESGHTKCVTEDIKLHAMAVGKYSVVIPSDAAQLPDSHKITVKVTSPYGNSIHYEDRVESGTFAFSANEEGDYLACVWAPYHQPSATLTVEFEWRTGVAAKDWTNVAKKGQIEGMELELKKLEDTVKSIHDEMFYLRERSFSYKSMSYINGMASFFSPNYLLQFQLPHEDEHRQLPAPVMPPFHNLQDLTAINLAAATAPLLSPVLGKRSMSLSGIGNASDAKAEDGFSDDGMQSGEKRRRLNTEQVRALERSFELQGNKLESDRKLQLAAALGLHPRQIAIWFQNRRAKWKTKQLEMDYELLKTQFDAFKSRNKALKQHNKKLQSEILALKGRETTPQVINLNKETEGFFSNMSRNTSEIEQYYKNVENILEDGSFCNSLCCMGDHYLVPFWSRS; from the exons ATGAAAGAGCGAGCGACACGGGGAAGGAGATGCGTCGCCGCGCTCCTCGCTTACTTGGCCGCCCTCGCCCTGGCGTCGCTCTTCCTCTCGCCCGCCGGCGCCCTGCGGTTCGAGCTCGAATCAGGGCACACCAAGTGCGTAACCGAGGACATCAAGCTCCACGCCATGGCCGTCGGGAAGTACTCCGTCGTCATCCCGTCTGACGCCGCCCAGCTCCCCGATTCTCACAAAATCACCGTTAAG GTTACTTCGCCCTACGGTAATAGCATTCACTACGAAGATCGCGTGGAATCAGGCACCTTTGCCTTTAGCGCGAACGAGGAAGGCGACTACTTGGCGTGCGTGTGGGCGCCCTACCACCAACCGTCTGCTACGTTGACAGTGGAGTTTGAGTGGCGGACTGGTGTCGCCGCCAAGGACTGGACCAACGTTGCCAAGAAGGGGCAGATCGAA GGCATGGAACTGGAGTTGAAGAAGTTGGAAGATACTGTGAAGTCCATCCATGATGAAATGTTTTATCTTCGTGAAAG ATCGTTCTCCTATAAGTCCATGTCCTACATCAATGGTATGGCCTCCTTTTTCTCCCCAAACTATCTGCTACAATTCCAACTGCCCCATGAAGATGAACACCGGCAACTCCCAGCACCAGTCATGCCTCCATTCCACAACCTGCAAGACCTCACAG CAATTAATCTTGCTGCAGCCACGGCTCCACTTCTCTCTCCCGTGCTAGGGAAAAGATCCATGTCCTTGTCGGGGATCGGTAACGCAAGCGACGCAAAGGCTGAGGATGGGTTCTCTGATGATGGCATGCAATCaggggagaagaggaggaggctgAACACAGAACAAGTGAGGGCACTGGAGAGGAGCTTCGAGCTGCAAGGAAATAAACTAGAGTCAGATAGGAAACTGCAGTTGGCCGCCGCATTGGGGCTGCATCCAAGGCAGATAGCCATTTGGTTCCAGAACAGGAGGGCCAAGTGGAAGACCAAGCAGCTGGAGATGGATTATGAGCTGCTCAAGACCCAATTTGATGCATTCAAATCCCGGAACAAGGCCCTGAAACAGCACAACAAGAAGCTCCAATCTGAG ATCTTGGCTCTCAAAGGCAGGGAAACAACACCACAAGTCATCAATCTCAATAAAGAAACCGAAGGTTTTTTCAGCAATATGAGTCGGAACACCTCTGAGATCGAACAatattacaagaatgttgaaaaTATTCTAGAGGATGGAAGTTTCTGTAACTCACTGTGCTGCATGGGCGATCATTATTTGGTACCCTTTTGGTCAAGGTCATAA
- the LOC122031194 gene encoding uncharacterized protein LOC122031194 isoform X2 — protein MKERATRGRRCVAALLAYLAALALASLFLSPAGALRFELESGHTKCVTEDIKLHAMAVGKYSVVIPSDAAQLPDSHKITVKVTSPYGNSIHYEDRVESGTFAFSANEEGDYLACVWAPYHQPSATLTVEFEWRTGVAAKDWTNVAKKGQIEGMELELKKLEDTVKSIHDEMFYLRERSFSYKSMSYINGMASFFSPNYLLQFQLPHEDEHRQLPAPVMPPFHNLQDLTATAPLLSPVLGKRSMSLSGIGNASDAKAEDGFSDDGMQSGEKRRRLNTEQVRALERSFELQGNKLESDRKLQLAAALGLHPRQIAIWFQNRRAKWKTKQLEMDYELLKTQFDAFKSRNKALKQHNKKLQSEILALKGRETTPQVINLNKETEGFFSNMSRNTSEIEQYYKNVENILEDGSFCNSLCCMGDHYLVPFWSRS, from the exons ATGAAAGAGCGAGCGACACGGGGAAGGAGATGCGTCGCCGCGCTCCTCGCTTACTTGGCCGCCCTCGCCCTGGCGTCGCTCTTCCTCTCGCCCGCCGGCGCCCTGCGGTTCGAGCTCGAATCAGGGCACACCAAGTGCGTAACCGAGGACATCAAGCTCCACGCCATGGCCGTCGGGAAGTACTCCGTCGTCATCCCGTCTGACGCCGCCCAGCTCCCCGATTCTCACAAAATCACCGTTAAG GTTACTTCGCCCTACGGTAATAGCATTCACTACGAAGATCGCGTGGAATCAGGCACCTTTGCCTTTAGCGCGAACGAGGAAGGCGACTACTTGGCGTGCGTGTGGGCGCCCTACCACCAACCGTCTGCTACGTTGACAGTGGAGTTTGAGTGGCGGACTGGTGTCGCCGCCAAGGACTGGACCAACGTTGCCAAGAAGGGGCAGATCGAA GGCATGGAACTGGAGTTGAAGAAGTTGGAAGATACTGTGAAGTCCATCCATGATGAAATGTTTTATCTTCGTGAAAG ATCGTTCTCCTATAAGTCCATGTCCTACATCAATGGTATGGCCTCCTTTTTCTCCCCAAACTATCTGCTACAATTCCAACTGCCCCATGAAGATGAACACCGGCAACTCCCAGCACCAGTCATGCCTCCATTCCACAACCTGCAAGACCTCACAG CCACGGCTCCACTTCTCTCTCCCGTGCTAGGGAAAAGATCCATGTCCTTGTCGGGGATCGGTAACGCAAGCGACGCAAAGGCTGAGGATGGGTTCTCTGATGATGGCATGCAATCaggggagaagaggaggaggctgAACACAGAACAAGTGAGGGCACTGGAGAGGAGCTTCGAGCTGCAAGGAAATAAACTAGAGTCAGATAGGAAACTGCAGTTGGCCGCCGCATTGGGGCTGCATCCAAGGCAGATAGCCATTTGGTTCCAGAACAGGAGGGCCAAGTGGAAGACCAAGCAGCTGGAGATGGATTATGAGCTGCTCAAGACCCAATTTGATGCATTCAAATCCCGGAACAAGGCCCTGAAACAGCACAACAAGAAGCTCCAATCTGAG ATCTTGGCTCTCAAAGGCAGGGAAACAACACCACAAGTCATCAATCTCAATAAAGAAACCGAAGGTTTTTTCAGCAATATGAGTCGGAACACCTCTGAGATCGAACAatattacaagaatgttgaaaaTATTCTAGAGGATGGAAGTTTCTGTAACTCACTGTGCTGCATGGGCGATCATTATTTGGTACCCTTTTGGTCAAGGTCATAA
- the LOC122031195 gene encoding keratin, type II cytoskeletal 1-like has translation MTYMRGDLLTKMRKLVKGLACPTPKWLKAMELAPPVTFPRAEPKIETIKLPEDKYVRRFFKKHPDSLYHDAVRISDFDPPPARIFAWRVLELMEQGVTEDIAMAVADMEYRNQKKARKKAYSELKQICRLQGKKPPPNPYPSAIKEIQAEEKKFVRDRFFNPKVLEIVKQMKADKAAEFQERQSEVGGDRSYGGQQQRGGWNGGGQQQRAGWNGGGQPGGWGGGRSGGQPGGWGGGWNTGGRQ, from the exons ATGACGTACATGCGCGGTGACCTCCTCACCAAGATGAGGAAGCTGGTGAAGGGCCTCGCCTGTCCCACGCCGAAGTGGCTCAAAGCAATGGAATT GGCACCTCCAGTGACATTTCCTCGGGCAGAACCGAAGATCGAAACTATCAAACTGCCGGAGGATAAGTATGTAAGGAGATTCTTCAAGAAACATCCGGATTCACTTTACCATGATGCTGTCAG GATAAGTGATTTTGATCCTCCTCCAGCACGAATTTTCGCTTGGCGGGTTTTGGAACTGATGGAACAAGGTGTTACTGAAGACATAGCCATGGCTGTTGCTGAT ATGGAATATCGAAATCAGAAGAAAGCGAGAAAGAAGGCATACTCTGAGCTGAAGCAAATTTGCCGTCTGCAAGGGAAGAAACCACCCCCAAACCCCTACCCAAGTGCAATCAAAGAGATACAAGCAGAGGAGAAGAAATTTGTCAGAGATCGTTTCTTTAACCCCAAGGTACTTGAAATTGTGAAACAGATGAAAGCGGATAAAGCCGCTGAGTTCCAAGAGAGACAATCAGAAGTTGGTGGTGATAGGAGTTACGGTGGCCAGCAGCAGCGTGGTGGATGGAACGGTGGTGGCCAGCAGCAGCGTGCTGGATGGAACGGCGGTGGCCAGCCTGGTGGCTGGGGTGGTGGACGGAGCGGTGGCCAGCCTGGTGGCTGGGGTGGTGGATGGAACACTGGTGGTAGACAGTAG